aaaatcgtacggttcggtaaatgtcctctcgGGAGTACctacctgagggcaccggccactccaggttgtggccaatactgtcaaaatggccattttaattaccagtaccaaaaaccaagaagtttgatacccatattgcccaaaaccgtatggtttgataaatgtctccccgggacaacctccctgagggcaccggccactccaggttgtggccaatactgtcaaaatggccattttaattaccagtaccaaaaaccaagaagtttgatacccatattgcccaaaatcgtatggttcggtaaatgtcctcccgggacaacctccctgagggcaccggccactccaggttgtggccaatactgtcaaaatggccattttcatcaccagtatcaaaatccaagaagtttgatacccatattgaccagtctcgtatggcctcccatcggaacatccctgagggttctggccactccgtgtcttgtggccagaatattccggctggcctgcctccgcttgggctgctccttactccaggccagctgcttttcggccaactgcttttgggcctccaggccatctgcttccaggtccaggttgttgttcacttctcggcgtccagcgatagaatgattttcttgggctgatcgagcggggtttatattggctcgaaatggtgacgcaacagtgccttgttgcgtcgcagacctcttccccagtaccaagcatgcaacattttcgtaacgcgcgacatttttcggttttctggattgacacctcaccagaatagagcccttaggacaaagttctttgtcaaaactctagatttttcatttaaaaatttcgtgttttttctaactttgcagggttattttctagagtgtaacaatgttctacaaagttgtagagcagacaattacgaacattttcatacataaggggtttgcttataaccatcacgagatatcgtgattttacgaaaaacaaaaaattgaaaaaagttactttttccgTTTCACTTTGTTTCGTTGTTCGTGTCTTTCGCGGGTGACCTTGAACGGCTATGATCACCaaagaccaactttttcaaaacttttttttcgtaaaatcgcgattacttgtgatgttcataagcaaactctttatgtttacatatcaaaaattttgtaattgtctgctctacagctatgttaaacattgttacacttttaaaaataatcctgcaaagttagaaaaaacgcgaaatcttgaaattttgttccaattgacaaaattacccttctgggttaatgtagattcgaaaaaaatattaaatttcccttaaaatgacaagttccaaaaaaatttacaattgtGTAACGAAAAACGGCagggttttaaattttttttagtgcttttttttcgatgaaaaatacgtttttccgaaATTTCGAGTACGCTATCACatcgagcgtccaattttacatgaaagtccttttgacacaaaatttccatctcttcaccatttcaggctgcaaataaataaaaaatatgtcttttttcgcatgttcaaaaatagaaggagtcgtaccacccctccgtcacgagatatcaaaaaaccgaCCTTTgatgattcgtgatcagggacatctctttggaaaaagtttcacgcaaatcgaagaggggtcggggcaactgctccGTGAGTTAgcgaaaaatcacattttttttttaatttctctggAAAGGTAGATTTTCTGTCAGAAATTAGAATTTCGCCACTGAGTggaatgctttttatattgaatGATTTCTTTTCTGTCCACGCGAAATTATAGGACTCTTATACCATTTTATTCCACCCAAATTTGCCTTACTGCTCCTGCAAAAGCAGAAAAATTGCTCCCAGCATCGTCGTACGCGTACGGTCCCAACTTTCGGTCATACAGGTCGGTACgaaatttatttgtaaaaaaacacgaaCCAGTAACGAAGATGAATGAAAGTGgatcgagagaaaaaaaaaaacaaactcaccCACCACCTGTTGCACGCGCATATGATAATCAGTCCAGAATAAATAACATGCTTTTAGCCGCCACAACATCGCGCCGACGAATCAAAACACCTTGCATCATCGAAAGGAAAATAAATACAGGTTTCATCTGCTCGCAGATTTGGTTAATTTGGTCGCCAAAAAGAAGACATTTGGACTCATTTTGCAATCAAGTTGCACTTTCATGGATGACCTTTGTCCCTTTCCAGCACAGTACAATCCATTCAGAGATTCCTCTCGAAGCATCGCACGCTAGCATAGGGTTGTCATTGAGCCATTATAGCAGGGTAGGTACGACGACGTGCTGCGGGGCATTGATCAACGCGCGCAACGCAACTCTTTCATCAAATTCCAATCTGAATACCACCTCCGTGGAAGCTTTTGATGTCGCTCAGGGCCACCGCGCCACTTCTACGCCAGGTGCCAAAACCAGCAAATTCGACGACCGTCAATGGATGGATGCTGGGGGGGAACGTACCCACAGCCGCCAACATAAACACCATTGGAGCTTAGACGGTTCGAAAAAAAGGGGCTAAATGTCActcaaaataacagaaaatggcgTTGCGTTGGACAGGTCGATTTTTTGTGTACGCTTCAAAATATAGTTGGAGGATTTCGCCCACGAAGAGTTGTTTTTATTTCGTGATTGATGATGTtgttaacaatatttttgacaatATTGCCTGGAAAAAGGTAGCTGCACTTGATGTTTATTTGATGCGAGCTCTTTAAACTAAAATATAAAGAGAAGATACATGTCCGTCTACAGTACACCCATAGCAGATGGCCGAGAGTTAGAAGACCTCGGATTTGTCTGGGAGAATAATGGTATTCGCGATGGGTAATTCGCTCAGACACATATCAATAAAAACAGTGTTCATTCTTTCAATCATTGCGCCTAGAGATCTGATAGCCGTTATTGCAAAGTCACTATGTTGCTAAGTCAATGGTCTCAGGATCGATTCCAAGTTTTTGAACTAAATATAAAAGTTAAATGCCCCAACCGTCTCGTGCTTGATTCTCTCAGTCcgttcaatgtatttttttcatctaagttAATTATATTTTCTCTCACGTAAAGTGCTGTGTCGATTTTTGTGAAGAGCTGAAAAATCAGTATATCATAAAATCTTcaatttattaataattttttttagttatgagttgaacataaaaaaaaagtttaatctgCTTTGTTATTCAATTTGTttatattattcaaaaaacataGAATAATAATTCCCTCTTCAACCGTAAATGTTATCTCGGCGTCACATTGCCAGTTATGCAATACATGATAACAAGTCCGTtgttgttaaaaagttaaaatcagCTGCCTCGCCGCTTAGTTCAACATGGACCTGCTAAGCGTACTGAAGTGCCGGCTGGAAGTCGTAGACGATGAAGTCTCGTCACGGGACCTGGTCAACCGGCTGGTTGCGTTGGGTCCCCAAGAGGAACCACTGCACCTGATCGAGCTGGACACACTTTTGAAGCGCCACTACCAGTGGCTTCGTCATCTGCCGCGAGTTCGCCCCTTCTATGCTATCAAAAGCAACGACGATGCGGCGCTAGTTGAAACAACAATTTTGCTTGGCTGTGGCTTCGATTGCGCCTCCAAGGCTGAAGTTCATCGAGTTCTTGGGTTTGGGGTTGATCGGGAGCGCATCATCTTTGCGCAACCGGCGAAAACCATCGAGTCGTTGCGGTACGCTAGGGAGAAGAACATTCGGACGGTGTTTGATAGTGAGTTCGAGCTGAGGAAGCTTCACGAGCACTATCCGGAAGCTGAGTGAGTGTTGAGATTGTGTTTAGGACGTTGAACGCGGGTCTAATTTGACTTATTTACAGAGTACTCATACGCTATCGGTTCGACTCTAGAAATGCCAGAGTGAATTTGGGAAACAAGTTTGGTTGTGATCCAGACAAAGAAGCTCGCGAATTGCTTCAGCTAGCCAAAGACCTCGGTATCAAGGTGGTCGGGTGGTGTTTCAACGTTGGTTCCGCTTGTTCCGATGCAGAAATTTTCTACGAAGCGATTCGCAAAGGTCGTGAAATATCAGACTACGCCGCTACGCTTGGATTCCACTTCAACTATATTGATTTGGGAGGAGGATTCTCCGGTGATAAGGACGtatcaatcgaaaagtattcaGTTCATATCAACAAAGCGCTGGATGAATTCTATCCAGATGATAAGGGGTTGACAATAATTGCAGAACCTGGCAGATACTACAGCGCAGCAGCTGTAACTTCGGTTATTCCGGTGCATGGCAAACGTGTCTTTCGAGACGCAACTGATCAACATAAAATCGATAAAGTATTCTACTACTTCAACGATGGAATCTACGGAACCTTCATCAGTGCCAAGTACCGCAACCAACCGGTTAATCCCATAATCTGGAAGGAACGCGGTGATTGTGGATCGTCGTACAGTACGACCTTGTTCGGGCCGACCTGCGACGGAAGTGATTTCTTTGCCAGTGACATCCAGCTGCCGGAGCTGGACATATCGGACTTTGTGGTGTTTGAGAACCAGGGCGCATACGCTAGGGTGCACTCGTGCAGATTCAACGGATTCTGCCTGCCAAGAGGTGTCATTTTCATTCGACGCAGTGCCATGTGAGTTCACGTTCATTAGACTGGttataaatttaacttaaatttttaattttagggaTCTTCTGTACGAGGTTTTTGACGTGAACAATCCAGACAAGATTGTTTTGGAATCTAAGTTTCTACAGGAAAACAACGTTATCGAGAAGCTCACTTTTAATTGATGAACAGtgatgaaataaattaaataaatttagtttgttgaaaaataactGCATTTAATTAAAGACATTTAGAATAACTTGACATTGcaatcatttgaatgaaaactACTTTTCTAATTCAACTAAGTTGTTTTTATTCATTCTAGCGGCGACGATAATTTATTTCGTAATAATCTGATTACCTTAATCACGAACAATTTAACGAAAAAACACATACACAAGTTAAGCTCTCCGTCACCACCAGATTGGTCGGGCATAAATTTCGCGTTTCAATGTCATAATTTCGTTACTGCACCAGTAATTGAATAATCAATTTTCGATACTAAACTGGGTTAGTGATTTGCAAATATCTTCCCCTCTCCAACCGACCTTCCAGTGCGTTCCCAAAAAATGTCAGCCACCgcagaatttaatttcaaactgcaatcCACGGTGCATCGAATCCTATGCAGCGGCTCAGCAGCATAAATAGGCACAGTTATTGAAGGGCAGTACGTGGCGGCAGGTGGAATTCGTAATGACGAAGCCCTACATGCGGCATGGATCGTTGGTACAAGTCAAGCATAATCGCATCGCATTTTAGTCGCTCAATTTAAGCGATCAAATATTTTGGCCCGGATTGACTTGGGGGTTGCAAATATTGATAGAGTGTTGGCTGCAGTTGGTTTCGGTTGAGCTATTTATGACAGCTGCAAGCATAATATTAATTCATAATACAGGACATGTCTCTTGGTGACAcaattatgggtaattctctgccaactcacacgaaatcgggaaaagttgccccgacccctcttcgatttgcgtgaaactttgtcctaaggggtaacttttgtccctgatcatgaatccgaggtccgttttttgatatctcgtgacggagtggcggtacgaccccttcaatttttgaacatgcggaaaaagaggtttttttcaataattggcagcctgaaacggcgatgagatagaaatttggtttcaaagggacttttatgtaaaattagacgcccgatttgatggcgtactcagaattccgaaaaaacgtatttttcatcgaaaaaaacactaaaaaagttttaaaaactctgttattttccgtaactcgactgtaaaattttttgaaacattttattttatgggaaatttaatgttctttttgaatctacagtgacccagaagggtcattttttcatttagaacaaaatttttcattttaaaatttcgcgttttttctaactttgcagggttattttttagagtgtaacaatgttctacaaagttgtagagcagacaattacaaaaattttgatttataacatcacgagttatcgcgatttaacgaaaaaaagtttcggaaaagttactttttgcatttctctatgtttcgtcatccgtgtctgtcgtgagtgaccatgaacggccatgatcaacgacgaccaactttttcaaaacttttttttcgtaaaattgcgataactcgtgatgtttataagcaaactccttatgtttacatatcaaaaattttgtaattgtctgctctacaactttgtacaacattgttacactctaaaaaataaccctgcaaagttagaaaaaacacgaaattttaaaatgaaaaattttgttctgaatgaaaaaatgacccttctgggtcaatgtagatttgaaaagaacattaaatttcccataaaatgacatgttccaaaaatttttacagtcgagtaacggaaaatggcagagtttttaaaacttttttagtgtttttttcgatgaaaaatacgttttttcagaattcgtAATTGTAattcgccatcaaatcgggcgtctaaatttaaataaaagtccctttgacaccaaatttctatctcattgccgtttcaggctgcaaattattgaaaaacacctcttttttcgcatgttcaaaaatggaaggggtcgtaccgcccctccgtcacgagatatcaaaaaacggacctcggaatcgtgatcaaggacaaaagttaccccttaggacaaagtttcacgcaaatcgaagaggggtcggggcaactgctgtgtgagttggcggagaattacccctataacATTATCTacttcaacatttaaaaatatttttttttagttctaagTGTCCGActaataagtttaataaaaaaattcgttTGAATACCAAAATACGGACGCCAGATGGCTTCATTTCGTAAACTTAAGTTGTCGTCTAATTAGTGCAGTGATTCAAAAGAGTAAACTGGAATCATTCAGCCTTATAAAATTATGACTTAAGCAGGCTATTATTCGGCAACATCCCCAGCCAATTCAAATTGAGTTCCAAATAACACCGCAGATGCTTCATTGCGTTGATGTCCGCGTGGGCGGTCttcctgttgctgctgctgctgctgtaatTGCTACAGGTTAAAGATCCCTTTAATTTGCGACCGGTTGGTCGCGGTTCATGTTGAGCCAACAAATGCTCCCTTTTATGTTTCCTCAAATTGTCTCCACAACGTAAAATAATCCCCTTAGTTCCAACAAAACCTCTCCTCCTCACTTCTAGCAGGTAAACGATAAAAACAACCCAATAAACGAATTTGAATTGCGTGGTCGCGGGTGGTTTGAGGCGCGATTTTTCCACTTGACTTGCCATCGAGCTTAGGGGAACCCGAAAGGGTGGAAatcacaattgggtactaaagccctatgttaatttttatgtaccacggtaaaaaacacgatcaaaagccatttctgaccactttttttcattttaatgcaaaaaaataataatgacaagacaacattttttcgatggatcaactatggtccccttggaacgagctgtcaagtagaaacttttctgtcaagaaggaccgcgaggttaatttttcaaatttgatttaaaaatccattttaaactctttgtggtcgtacaaaggctCATTGCACTCAGaacaataagctttatcgctgtaaacaataatatcagcaatctagacttcattttaggacccaattgttgaTGTTGTGTAGACAATACCTTGAAGATAGTCTAATTTCACTTGAAACTTGAATCGAAGAACTTTTGCTTCATTAGTCAATGCTGGAAACCTATGTTcaaaagagaaataaaaaacgatGTAGAATATTCTTGGAGCTTCAAACTCATCAGacgtattatttattttttaaattagataaGTTGTTAAAAATCCAGAGATAATTCCATTCCAAATAAAAACATGgaataaaattgtataaaaactaaaaactaaaaactaaaaactaaaaactaaaaactaaaaactaaaaactaaaaactaaaaactaaaaactaaaaactaaaaactaaaaactaaaaactaaaaactaaaaactaaaaactaaaaactaaaaactaaaaactaaaaactaaaaactaaaaactaaaaactaaaaactaaaaactaaaaactaaaaactaaaaactaaaaactaaaaactaaaaactaaaaactaaaaactaaaaactaaaaactaaaaactaaaaactaaaaactaaaaactaaaaactaaaaactaaaaactaaaaactaaaaactaaaaactaaaaactaaaaactaaaaactaaaaactaaaaactaaaaactaaaaactaaaaactaaaaactaaaaactaaaaactaaaaactaaaaactaaaaactaaaaactaaaaactaaaaactaaaaactaaaaactaaaaactaaaaactaaaaactaaaaactaaaaactaaaaactaaaaactaaaaactaaaaactaaaaactataaaCTATATACTTGGAGGACTTAGAAATTCGCGTTACatgatatatatatatactaTACTGGCTCGtcgttgtatggaaaatttaaaaaaatgatcaaaccaaaccaaaacaaagttttttgatGCCATACGATATACGCAACTTGGTATACCCGTCACTGTGCCAAcctcctgtggccgaatggttacgggtttcgccacataagcggaaagtcatgggttcttctcagggtggcagccttaggtttaagttcagaggtagcagcaaccgcatgagtataaaacggttgtttcacgtgctcttcaagcatgtgatcgatcttgggatattcctttgcgcctcttcccaaaatactttcctcgtgtcttcgcatgtaaataatgcccagccgatcggtattgcactgcagtccagtcgcattgtccagatcagagcaaagggaacaccgcaaaagtagcgccgcaaaaagacaattgtctttacaagaccccgcgcggcaaataatagctgctgggaagagcttgaaaaatgacacgaaaaaattgtcaccgcggttctagcgatacatagcgcacaaggcacaaggactggcgtttacagcatctggatggaacagcacttttcctctcaataggaactgtgttatagatctggaaatgcttaataacagtaaaaatgggtaacacgatacaatagtccttgtaatcaggattccgtgtcttaatactcaaacagaaaaaaaaatacccgtCACTGTGCCTTCTAAGCTGCAATGTTAAGGAAATAATATTCTTTCGTTTTGGAGCTTCAACAACGtagcatgttaaaaaaatatccgcGAAC
This is a stretch of genomic DNA from Culex pipiens pallens isolate TS chromosome 1, TS_CPP_V2, whole genome shotgun sequence. It encodes these proteins:
- the LOC120427908 gene encoding ornithine decarboxylase 1-like; this encodes MDLLSVLKCRLEVVDDEVSSRDLVNRLVALGPQEEPLHLIELDTLLKRHYQWLRHLPRVRPFYAIKSNDDAALVETTILLGCGFDCASKAEVHRVLGFGVDRERIIFAQPAKTIESLRYAREKNIRTVFDSEFELRKLHEHYPEAEVLIRYRFDSRNARVNLGNKFGCDPDKEARELLQLAKDLGIKVVGWCFNVGSACSDAEIFYEAIRKGREISDYAATLGFHFNYIDLGGGFSGDKDVSIEKYSVHINKALDEFYPDDKGLTIIAEPGRYYSAAAVTSVIPVHGKRVFRDATDQHKIDKVFYYFNDGIYGTFISAKYRNQPVNPIIWKERGDCGSSYSTTLFGPTCDGSDFFASDIQLPELDISDFVVFENQGAYARVHSCRFNGFCLPRGVIFIRRSAMDLLYEVFDVNNPDKIVLESKFLQENNVIEKLTFN